In Candidatus Eisenbacteria bacterium, a single genomic region encodes these proteins:
- a CDS encoding glycosyltransferase, which yields MLMVGVKCARKNVTMVLDALVRLRSAGVQVPRTIFVGNLREDVVPVTTGIAERGLADYATITNYVSDAAMRRVMWSSAALLFPSMYEGFGMPLVEALASRTRVLCTRLPTTIAILDKLGTYLAADAGALALAMRDACQSPRGLPSRLCNERLAILGAQNELQFATLRKWIDEALGTP from the coding sequence ATGTTGATGGTGGGCGTGAAGTGTGCGCGCAAGAATGTGACGATGGTGCTTGACGCGTTGGTGCGACTGCGAAGTGCTGGTGTGCAAGTACCTCGCACCATCTTTGTCGGCAACCTGCGCGAGGACGTCGTGCCGGTGACCACTGGGATCGCAGAGCGCGGACTCGCAGACTATGCGACCATAACGAACTATGTTTCGGATGCTGCGATGCGGCGAGTGATGTGGAGTAGCGCAGCACTTCTCTTTCCGAGCATGTATGAGGGGTTCGGGATGCCGCTTGTCGAAGCATTGGCATCGCGGACGCGAGTTCTTTGCACTAGACTGCCCACGACCATTGCCATTCTGGACAAGCTGGGCACCTACTTAGCTGCTGACGCGGGTGCACTAGCGCTCGCGATGAGGGACGCTTGCCAATCACCTCGAGGACTGCCAAGTCGATTGTGCAATGAACGACTAGCGATACTCGGCGCTCAGAACGAGCTCCAGTTCGCAACGCTTCGGAAGTGGATTGATGAGGCGCTGGGGACGCCGTGA